A single window of Silurus meridionalis isolate SWU-2019-XX chromosome 11, ASM1480568v1, whole genome shotgun sequence DNA harbors:
- the hunk gene encoding hormonally up-regulated neu tumor-associated kinase homolog A: protein MPEAGTDMNMDRLFEVKNSAAIGTENIPPPSLSSGPSGDILRNFYHTKRVGNYLIGRKLGEGSFAKVREGLHALTGEKVAVKVIDKRKAKKDSYVTKNLRREGQIQQMIRHPNITQLLDILETENSYYLVMELCPGGNLMNHIYEKKRLEEREAQKYIRQLVMAVEHLHRAGVVHRDLKIENLLLDEQDNIKLIDFGLSNCAGILGYSDPFSTQCGSPAYAAPELLSRNKYGPKVDVWSIGVNMYAMLTGTLPFTVEPFNLKALHQRMVDKDMNPLPSSISSAAVSLLKSLLEPDPSKRPNIHQVMGDSWLQLGNPHTGIPYLNRIHIEEINHTVLLHMTERMGYKHSEVLSAVLTNRACHTLAVYFLLNKKMKRLSKEYREKQYSIEKEKKSELFQTQWRKHIEKITIPPKQTPVYLAVSKGPTKEKKQKTGLLKAMTGLKDAYSRQGGCIASSSLEYLEIHPLFPQTSQGGRHIEAQPPKKDGPRAVDVPARPPSSLGAHSWASASKEPSKDDPPSPWYKLTNGALSPPRHVSAFHQPDSSYLKKATIPNVPVVVVKPQPKNSLPTTECHSKPESGSNRGSGGRSGGRSNGGSGGRSNGGSGGRSNEGSGGRSNGGSGGRSNGGSGGRSNGGSGGHSNGGGDGHSNGGSDGCSDGGSSGRSNGSSSGRSNGSSGGRSNVGSGGHSDGCSNGGSSGRSNGGGGGHSNGVNDGCGNGGNTGVKNGGSNEGNSGGSNGGSNRGNSGHRNGGSIGCSSGSSNEEPSSPQHRAKFPSMGIGQILKKKVQPFAFPAPLFRPEPAVEVESPTPYHMQTLLCASGALKTLC, encoded by the exons ATGCCCGAAGCTGGAACAGACATGAATATGGACCGGCTTTTCGAGGTAAAAAACTCGGCTGCCATAGGCACGGAAAACATCCCACCTCCGTCTTTGTCGAGTGGTCCATCAGGGGACATCCTTCGCAACTTTTATCACACCAAAAGGGTTGGGAATTATCTCATCGGCAGGAAACTGGGAGAGGGCTCTTTTGCCAAAGTGCGTGAGGGACTGCACGCGCTCACCGGAGAGAAG GTGGCAGTAAAAGTGATTGACAAAAGAAAGGCTAAGAAGGACTCATATGTTACCAAAAACCTGCGCAGAGAGGGTCAAATCCAGCAAATGATTCGCCACCCCAACATCACCCAACTGTTAGACATCCTGGAGACTGAAAACAGCTACTATCTTGTGATGGAGCTCTGCCCTGGAGGAAACCTTATGAACCACATCTACGAGAAGAAGCGACTCGAAGAGAGGGAGGCGCAGAAATACATCCGCCAGCTAGTCATGGCTGTGGAGCATCTACACCGGGCAGGGGTGGTACACAG AGACCTAAAGATTGAAAATCTTCTGCTAGATGAACAAGACAACATAAAGCTCATAG ATTTTGGACTTAGCAACTGTGCAGGAATCCTGGGATATTCTGATCCTTTCAGCACACAGTGTGGCAGTCCAGCCTATGCCGCCCCAGAGCTGTTGTCAAGGAATAAGTATGGACCCAAAGTAGATGTATGGTCGAT TGGAGTCAACATGTATGCCATGCTCACTGGCACCCTACCTTTCACGGTGGAGCCTTTCAACCTCAAAGCTTTGCACCAGAGAATGGTGGACAAGGACATGAACCCACTGCCTTCTTCTATCTCCTCAG CTGCAGTTAGTTTACTGAAGAGCCTTTTGGAACCAGACCCTTCCAAAAGACCTAACATCCACCAAGTTATGGGTGATTCATGGTTACAGCTGGGCAACCCACACACTGGAATTCCTTATTTGAACAg GATTCATATTGAGGAGATCAACCACACAGTTCTTCTGCATATGACTGAACGAATGGGCTACAAGCACAGTGAAGTCCTTAGTGCTGTGCTCACTAACCGAGCATGCCACACTCTTGCTGTCTACTTCCTCCTtaacaagaaaatgaaaagactcTCCAAAGAGTATCGG gaAAAGCAGTACAGTatagaaaaggagaaaaagagtgagTTATTCCAGACACAGTGGAGGAAACACATTGAGAAGATTACCATTCCCCCTAAGCAGACACCAGTCTATTTAGCTGTGAGCAAAGGCCCCaccaaagaaaagaaacagaaaacag ggCTTCTTAAAGCAATGACTGGCCTGAAGGATGCTTACTCACGACAGGGTGGCTGCATTGCTTCCTCATCTTTAGAATACCTAGAAATCCACCCGCTGTTCCCACAAACATCTCAAGGAGGGCGGCACATCGAGGCCCAGCCACCCAAAAAAGATGGCCCGAGGGCTGTAGATGTCCCTGCACGGCCTCCCTCATCTCTGGGGGCACATTCCTGGGCATCAGCAAGCAAAGAACCGAGCAAAGATGATCCACCATCTCCCTGGTACAAGCTCACCAATGGAGCTCTCTCGCCCCCGAGACATGTTTCTGCTTTTCACCAGCCAGACAGTTCCTACCTTAAAAAAGCAACCATTCCTAATGTCCCAGTGGTCGTTGTAAAACCCCAACCCAAAAATAGTCTACCCACCACAGAGTGTCACAGCAAACCTGAGTCAGGCAGCAATAGGGGCAGCGGCGGGCGCAGCGGTGGGCGCAGCAATGGAGGCAGCGGTGGGCGCAGCAATGGAGGCAGCGGTGGGCGCAGCAATGAAGGCAGCGGTGGGCGCAGCAATGGAGGCAGCGGTGGGCGCAGCAATGGAGGCAGCGGTGGGCGCAGCAATGGCGGTAGCGGTGGGCACAGCAATGGGGGCGGTGATGGTCACAGCAATGGGGGCAGTGATGGGTGCAGCGATGGAGGCAGCAGTGGGCGAAGCAATGGAAGCAGCAGCGGACGAAGCAATGGAAGCAGCGGCGGGCGCAGCAATGTAGGCAGCGGTGGGCACAGCGATGGGTGCAGCAATGGAGGCAGCAGTGGGAGAAGCAATGGAGGCGGCGGTGGACACAGCAATGGGGTCAACGATGGGTGTGGCAATGGAGGCAACACTGGTGTAAAAAATGGGGGCAGCAATGAAGGCAACAGTGGGGGTAGCAACGGAGGCAGCAATAGAGGCAACAGTGGGCACAGAAATGGGGGCAGTATTGGGtgcagcagtggcagcagcaATGAAGAGCCCAGCAGTCCACAGCACCGTGCAAAGTTCCCTTCTATGGGTATTGGACAGATCTTGAAGAAGAAAGTTCAACCCTTTGCCTTTCCAGCACCTCTGTTTAGGCCTGAGCCGGCCGTGGAGGTGGAGTCACCAACGCCATACCACATGCAGACTCTACTGTGTGCCTCTGGGGCACTCAAAACTCTGTGCTGA